A stretch of Chiloscyllium punctatum isolate Juve2018m chromosome 6, sChiPun1.3, whole genome shotgun sequence DNA encodes these proteins:
- the LOC140479180 gene encoding lactosylceramide 4-alpha-galactosyltransferase-like, whose translation MKGIARFAVFFLMLVFALAAYLLLIPSLNKKILKLSELPNTLASYMGNPVGTDRIKLPTSSSTVSVKYPHPSTDLGIMFLQTSSQLNPSSLAMCGIESAARLNPNKPVYYFMKAFNGNISGYQEPEYKGIRLLSSFKNVIILPLNPKELFNNTPLAGWYEKVDPNKERYWFHVLADGCRLALLWKYGGIYLDTDIISLKPLEFQNFIGAESVRFANNAALGFNRSHSYVESCLRDFVEKFNGAAWGHQGPRLMTRMVKKWCGTDNLASLFNKGCKGIMFLSDNWFYPIPFSHWKKYFETNRWNKNNDDIEKEFSKTKGVHVWSFASSRQKIQIRGSHSLVEYFFSTYCPSTYETLPK comes from the exons ATGAAGGGTATTGCAAGATTTGCAGTATTTTTCCTCATGCTGGTATTTGCTCTTGCTGCCTATTTGCTTTTAATTCCCTCTTTGAATAAGAAGATTTTAAAATTAAGTGAGTTGCCAAATACACTGGCAAGCTACATGGGCAATCCAGTTGGCACTGACCGAATTAAATTACCAACATCAAGCTCCACAGTGAGTGTGAAATACCCACACCCATCCACAGACCTGGGAATCATGTTTCTACAGACGTCCAGTCAACTGAACCCTTCCTCACTGGCCATGTGTGGCATCGAATCAGCAGCTAGACTAAACCCAAACAAACCAGTTTATTACTTCATGAAAGCATTCAATGGGAACATATCTGGGTATCAAGAACCTGAGTACAAAGGCATCCGTCTGCTTTCTTCATTCAAGAACGTAATCATCTTGCCCTTGAATCCTAAAGAATTGTTCAACAACACACCCTTAGCTGGATGGTATGAGAAG GTAGATCCCAACAAGGAAAGGTACTGGTTCCATGTGCTCGCCGATGGCTGTCGGCTAGCCTTACTGTGGAAGTATGGAGGCATCTATCTGGACACGGATATCATTTCACTCAAACCCTTGGAATTCCAAAACTTTATCGGTGCAGAATCAGTACGTTTCGCAAATAATGCAGCTTTGGGATTTAACCGCTCTCATTCTTATGTCGAGAGTTGCTTGAGGGATTTTGTTGAGAAATTCAATGGAGCAGCTTGGGGTCATCAGGGTCCTAGACTGATGACCCGGATGGTAAAGAAATGGTGTGGAACTGACAATCTTGCAAGCCTCTTCAACAAAGGATGCAAAGGGATTATGTTCTTGTCTGACAACTGGTTTTACCCAATTCCATTCAGTCACTGGAAAAAGTATTTTGAAACAAATCGATGGAACAAAAACAATGATGATATTGAAAAGGAATTCTCAAAGACGAAGGGGGTTCATGTTTGGAGTTTTGCATCCTCTCGCCAAAAAATTCAAATCAGAGGAAGTCACTCTTTAGTAGAATACTTCTTCAGTACATACTGTCCAAGCACATATGAAACTCTCCCAAAATAG